The proteins below come from a single Drosophila miranda strain MSH22 chromosome Y unlocalized genomic scaffold, D.miranda_PacBio2.1 Contig_Y1_pilon, whole genome shotgun sequence genomic window:
- the LOC117191843 gene encoding zinc finger BED domain-containing protein 1-like — protein sequence MISKGHHALRIVEEPDFKKLIEDVSNCPGYKLPTRKTLSNVLLPNIHSELIANVKEKIASASGICLTTDGWTSLTNESYIAVTAHFIDKTNMELSSHMLACEAFGERHTSLNLCSFLQSVAADWKIEDKITAIASDNAANIVSAIKLGNWRHIPSFAHTLNIIVQKALGPIDSVRVKAKPIVEFFNRSSSGFKKLKEMNSQLNLPDLKLTQDVPTRWNSTYKMFQRLSILKDGVMVVISLLRPELVLTKAEWEIIDGVLPVLKPFSEITTEISAEKNVTLSKVVIMATLLHQSIAKAIPKDDFLRAVVEKLKEQLTVRFGDLENNILYAESTILDPRFKKRGFRSDECYEKTVAAIQCKIAQTGLVDNVADDLSSQIETVKTSPTKIGIWDEYDKQYNQITKPSCNTAAAIREVDKYLAEENINRKHDPLIWWTQRKNVYPRLYEYALKRLCLVATSVPCERLFSAAGEIVRKRRTLLTPNKVESLMFLHNNM from the coding sequence ATGATTTCCAAAGGCCATCATGCTCTCCGGATCGTGGAGGAGCCGGATTTTAAGAAGCTGATAGAGGACGTTTCAAATTGCCCTGGATATAAGTTGCCAACACGTAAAACGCTGTCTAATGTGCTACTTCCAAATATACACAGTGAGTTAATTGCCAATGTGAAAGAGAAGATAGCATCTGCATCTGGAATTTGTCTCACAACTGATGGATGGACATCGCTCACCAATGAGAGTTACATAGCTGTAACCGCACACTTCATAGACAAGACGAATATGGAACTATCTTCGCATATGCTAGCTTGTGAAGCGTTCGGTGAGAGGCACACAAGCCTCAATCTTTGCTCTTTTCTTCAGAGTGTTGCAGCTGATTGGAAAATTGAAGATAAAATTACTGCAATTGCATCAGACAATGCTGCCAATATCGTATCAGCGATAAAATTGGGAAATTGGCGCCATATTCCAAGCTTTGCCCACACTTTAAACATCATTGTACAGAAAGCACTGGGACCAATTGACAGTGTAAGGGTCAAAGCAAAGCCAATTGTAGAATTTTTCAATCGCAGCTCATCCGGATTCAAGAAGCTCAAAGAAATGAATAGCCAATTAAATCTTCCCGACCTTAAGCTGACACAAGATGTGCCTACACGTTGGAACTCAACATACAAAATGTTTCAGCGCTTGTCTATTTTAAAAGATGGAGTTATGGTGGTCATTTCCCTTCTACGCCCTGAACTAGTACTGACCAAGGCAGAATGGGAAATTATTGATGGTGTATTGCCAGTGCTGAAGCCATTTTCTGAAATAACAACTGAAATTTCAGCAGAGAAAAATGTCACCTTATCAAAGGTTGTTATAATGGCCACATTGCTGCATCAATCCATAGCCAAAGCTATTCCAAAAGATGATTTTCTACGGGCAGTCGTAGAAAAACTCAAAGAGCAGTTGACCGTACGTTTTGGGGATTtggaaaataatattttgtatgCAGAGAGCACCATACTAGACCCAAGATTTAAAAAACGGGGTTTTAGGTCCGATGAATGCTATGAAAaaacagttgcagctatacaATGTAAGATCGCTCAAACGGGATTGGTTGATAATGTTGCTGATGATCTGTCTTCACAAATCGAAACCGTCAAAACGTCGCCAACCAAAATTGGCATTTGGGACGAGTATGACAAGCAGTATAACCAAATAACAAAGCCAAGCTGTAACACGGCTGCTGCCATTAGAGAGGTAGATAAATACCTAGCAGAAGAGAACATCAATAGAAAGCATGACCCTTTGATCTGGTGGACACAGCGAAAAAATGTATATCCACGACTATACGAATATGCGTTGAAACGTCTTTGTTTGGTGGCCACGTCGGTGCCATGTGAGCGCCTATTTTCTGCAGCAGGAGAAATAGTCCGCAAAAGACGAACGCTTTTGACGCCCAATAAGGTTGAAAGCCTTATGTTTTTACATAATAATATGTGA